In Triticum urartu cultivar G1812 chromosome 6, Tu2.1, whole genome shotgun sequence, the following proteins share a genomic window:
- the LOC125514434 gene encoding KH domain-containing protein At5g56140-like isoform X2 encodes MSSGRYMAYSPSPSTTPHSPRISGLRASSAAVADQEKYLAELLAERHKLNPFVPVLPHSIRLLNQEILRVSTLLENASLLNQSGFEHGSPLTSGGLYSNGAATDMNGWTSAFQSESSSAYSWLGGSQGSSSGLIVKKTMRVDIPVDKYPTYNFVGRILGPRGNSLKRVEATTDCRVLIRGRGSIKDPAREEMMRGKPGYEHLNEPLHILVEAELPVEIIDARLMQAREILEDLLRPMDESQDFFKKQQLRELAMLNGTLREEGMQRSGSASPFHNSLGMKRAKTRG; translated from the exons ATGTCGTCCGGACGGTACATGGCCTACTCGCCCTCCCCGTCCACCACGCCGCACTCCCCGCGCATCTCCGGCCTCCgcgcctcctccgccgccgtcgccgacCAGGAGAA GTACCTTGCGGAGCTGCTCGCTGAGCGCCACAAGCTCAACCCGTTCGTCCCGGTGCTCCCTCACAGCATACGGCTGCTGAATCAAG AAATTTTACGTGTTTCCACACTATTGGAGAACGCCTCCCTTTTAAACCAAAGTGGCTTTGAACATGGTAGTCCACTAACATCGGGAGGATTATATTCAAATGGAGCAGCAACTGATATGAATGGATGGACTTCAGCATTTCAATCAGAA AGTTCATCAGCTTATAGTTGGCTTGGAGGTTCTCAAGGCAGCTCATCTGGACTAATTGTCAAGAAAACAATGAGGGTTGATATTCCAGTAGACAAATATCCAACA TACAACTTCGTTGGTCGCATCCTTGGTCCCAGAGGAAATTCCTTGAAGCGAGTGGAGGCAACTACTGACTGCCGTGTGCTTATAAGAGGCCGGGGTAGCATTAAAGATCCAGCTCGG GAGGAAATGATGCGTGGAAAGCCAGGATATGAACATCTGAATGAACCCCTACATATATTGGTTGAGGCAGAGCTGCCTGTTGAAATTATTGATGCTCGTCTGATGCAAGCCCGCGAGATCCTTGAGGATCTGTTAAGGCCAATG GACGAGTCTCAGGACTTCTTCAAGAAGCAGCAGCTCCGGGAGCTGGCAATGCTCAACGGCACCCTCCGTGAGGAAGGGATGCAAAGATCTGGTTCCGCATCCCCTTTCCACAACAGCCTTGGAATGAAGAGGGCCAAGACAAGGGGGTAA
- the LOC125514434 gene encoding KH domain-containing protein At5g56140-like isoform X1, which produces MSSGRYMAYSPSPSTTPHSPRISGLRASSAAVADQEKYLAELLAERHKLNPFVPVLPHSIRLLNQEILRVSTLLENASLLNQSGFEHGSPLTSGGLYSNGAATDMNGWTSAFQSESSSAYSWLGGSQGSSSGLIVKKTMRVDIPVDKYPTYNFVGRILGPRGNSLKRVEATTDCRVLIRGRGSIKDPAREEMMRGKPGYEHLNEPLHILVEAELPVEIIDARLMQAREILEDLLRPMQDESQDFFKKQQLRELAMLNGTLREEGMQRSGSASPFHNSLGMKRAKTRG; this is translated from the exons ATGTCGTCCGGACGGTACATGGCCTACTCGCCCTCCCCGTCCACCACGCCGCACTCCCCGCGCATCTCCGGCCTCCgcgcctcctccgccgccgtcgccgacCAGGAGAA GTACCTTGCGGAGCTGCTCGCTGAGCGCCACAAGCTCAACCCGTTCGTCCCGGTGCTCCCTCACAGCATACGGCTGCTGAATCAAG AAATTTTACGTGTTTCCACACTATTGGAGAACGCCTCCCTTTTAAACCAAAGTGGCTTTGAACATGGTAGTCCACTAACATCGGGAGGATTATATTCAAATGGAGCAGCAACTGATATGAATGGATGGACTTCAGCATTTCAATCAGAA AGTTCATCAGCTTATAGTTGGCTTGGAGGTTCTCAAGGCAGCTCATCTGGACTAATTGTCAAGAAAACAATGAGGGTTGATATTCCAGTAGACAAATATCCAACA TACAACTTCGTTGGTCGCATCCTTGGTCCCAGAGGAAATTCCTTGAAGCGAGTGGAGGCAACTACTGACTGCCGTGTGCTTATAAGAGGCCGGGGTAGCATTAAAGATCCAGCTCGG GAGGAAATGATGCGTGGAAAGCCAGGATATGAACATCTGAATGAACCCCTACATATATTGGTTGAGGCAGAGCTGCCTGTTGAAATTATTGATGCTCGTCTGATGCAAGCCCGCGAGATCCTTGAGGATCTGTTAAGGCCAATG CAGGACGAGTCTCAGGACTTCTTCAAGAAGCAGCAGCTCCGGGAGCTGGCAATGCTCAACGGCACCCTCCGTGAGGAAGGGATGCAAAGATCTGGTTCCGCATCCCCTTTCCACAACAGCCTTGGAATGAAGAGGGCCAAGACAAGGGGGTAA